One Tenrec ecaudatus isolate mTenEca1 chromosome 12, mTenEca1.hap1, whole genome shotgun sequence DNA segment encodes these proteins:
- the TMEM219 gene encoding insulin-like growth factor-binding protein 3 receptor isoform X2 — protein MGSCQAGHNLHLCLAHHPPLVCATLILLLLGLSGLSLGRFLLTHQTGLRSPDIPQDWVSFLRSFGQLTLCPANESRPGKWRDSYGVGLLTTLDFGNGPDGNKTQTFQAEVLGSQMGLEGSFAEERVLITARVTPRRTPGTCLYFRAAQPILPTSQPPISCSEEGAGNATLSPKMAVGCVRVWSHEGLVLTKLLTAEELALCGSRLLVLGFFLLLFCGLLCCVTAVCFHPNREPHWSRTRL, from the exons ATGGGCAGCTGCCAGGCAGGGCACAACCTGCATCTCTGCCTGGCTCACCACCCACCTCTGGTCTGTGCCACTCTAATTCTGCTGTTGCTTGGCCTCTCCGGCCTGAGTCTTGGCAGATTCCTGCTCACCCACCAGACTGGCCTACGCAGCCCTGACATCCCTCAG GACTGGGTCTCCTTCTTGCGATCTTTTGGCCAGCTGACCCTGTGCCCTGCGAATGAGTCTCGCCCAGGGAAGTGGCGTGATTCTTATGGCGTGGGTCTACTGACCACCTTGGACTTTGGAAATGGGCCGGATGGGAACAAGACCCAGACTTTCCAAGCCGAGGTCCTGGGTAGTCAGATGGGACTGGAAG GGTCTTTTGCGGAAGAACGGGTCCTCATCACTGCCAGGGTGACCCCCAGAAGGACACCAGGAACCTGCCTGTATTTCCGAGCTGCCCAGCCAATCCTGCCTACCAGCCAGCCACCCATATCCTGCtcagaggagggagcagggaatgCCACTCTGAGCCCGAAGATGGCTGTGGGCTGTGTCAGAGTGTGGAGCCATGAAGGCCTTGTGCTCACCAAACTGCTCACCGCA GAGGAGCTGGCCCTGTgtggctccaggctgctggtcttGGGCTTCTTCCTGCTGCTCTTCTGTGGCCTTCTCTGCTGTGTCACCGCAGTGTGCTTCCACCCGAACCGGGAGCCTCACTGGTCTCGAACCCGGCTCTGA
- the TMEM219 gene encoding insulin-like growth factor-binding protein 3 receptor isoform X1 — protein sequence MNERSRLLSSSPSLSPNRLSVEAQTPPFSMGSCQAGHNLHLCLAHHPPLVCATLILLLLGLSGLSLGRFLLTHQTGLRSPDIPQDWVSFLRSFGQLTLCPANESRPGKWRDSYGVGLLTTLDFGNGPDGNKTQTFQAEVLGSQMGLEGSFAEERVLITARVTPRRTPGTCLYFRAAQPILPTSQPPISCSEEGAGNATLSPKMAVGCVRVWSHEGLVLTKLLTAEELALCGSRLLVLGFFLLLFCGLLCCVTAVCFHPNREPHWSRTRL from the exons ATGAACGAGCGCAGCAGGCTCTTGTCTAGTTCCCCCTCTCTGTCCCCCAACAGGCTCTCCGTGGAAGCCCAGACCCCTCCATTTTCCATGGGCAGCTGCCAGGCAGGGCACAACCTGCATCTCTGCCTGGCTCACCACCCACCTCTGGTCTGTGCCACTCTAATTCTGCTGTTGCTTGGCCTCTCCGGCCTGAGTCTTGGCAGATTCCTGCTCACCCACCAGACTGGCCTACGCAGCCCTGACATCCCTCAG GACTGGGTCTCCTTCTTGCGATCTTTTGGCCAGCTGACCCTGTGCCCTGCGAATGAGTCTCGCCCAGGGAAGTGGCGTGATTCTTATGGCGTGGGTCTACTGACCACCTTGGACTTTGGAAATGGGCCGGATGGGAACAAGACCCAGACTTTCCAAGCCGAGGTCCTGGGTAGTCAGATGGGACTGGAAG GGTCTTTTGCGGAAGAACGGGTCCTCATCACTGCCAGGGTGACCCCCAGAAGGACACCAGGAACCTGCCTGTATTTCCGAGCTGCCCAGCCAATCCTGCCTACCAGCCAGCCACCCATATCCTGCtcagaggagggagcagggaatgCCACTCTGAGCCCGAAGATGGCTGTGGGCTGTGTCAGAGTGTGGAGCCATGAAGGCCTTGTGCTCACCAAACTGCTCACCGCA GAGGAGCTGGCCCTGTgtggctccaggctgctggtcttGGGCTTCTTCCTGCTGCTCTTCTGTGGCCTTCTCTGCTGTGTCACCGCAGTGTGCTTCCACCCGAACCGGGAGCCTCACTGGTCTCGAACCCGGCTCTGA